AGCAGGTGGTCGAGATCGTCGTCGACATGCGGCCCGACGGCACGGTGTCGGCGGTCAAGATCGCCGACGAGGGCCGCGCCCAGCGCGACGCCACCTACGGCGCCTTCGCGTACGCCGCGCAGCGCGCCGTGCTCAATCCGCGTTGCCAGCCTTTGCCTTTCCCGGCGGGCAAGTATGATCAGCTCAAGCGTTTCGTGTTCCGTTTCGATCCGCGGGACATGTTGTGATCGGCCGTAGAACGAGGGGAATCCCGATGGACCAAGCCGGACCCGGCATCCTGACGCGCCGCGGCGCCGCCGCGACCATGGCCGGCGCCGCCGCCGCCGCCGTGGCGTCGTCGGCGGTCGCGCAGCAGCGCGGCCTGCCCGTCATCGACGTGACGCGGCCGAACAGCGAGCCGGTGACGATCGCCGTCACCGATTTCGTCGGCGAGGGCGTCGGCGCGCAGATCGCGCAGGTCATCACCGCGGACCTCGAGCGCTCCGGATTGTTCCGGCCGATCGACAAGGCCGCGTTCATCGAGAAGATCACCGATCCGAACCGCGCGCCGCGCTTCCGCGACTGGATGGCGATCAACGCCCAGGCGCTGGTCACCGGCGCCGCCACGCAGCAGGCCGACGGCCGGCTGCGGGTGGAGTTCCGGCTGTGGGACGTGGCCGCCGGCGCGCAGGCGGTGGGGCGCTCGTACTTCACGCAGTCCGCCAACTGGCGCCGCATCGCGCACATCGTCGCCGACGAGATCTGGAAGAAGATCACCGGCGAGGGCGGATTCTTCGACACCCGCGTCGTCTACGTCGCCGAGAGCGGCCCCGGCACCGCGCGCGTCAAGCGGCTGGCGATCATGGACCAGGACGGCGCCAACCACCGCTTCCTGACCGACGGCCGCGCGCTGGTGCTGACGCCGCGCTTCTCGCCGACCCTGCAGGAGGTCGTCTACATGTCGTACGCCTCCGGCGCGCCGCAGGTCTACGTCATGAACGTCGACTCCGGCCGCCAGGAGCTGCTCGGCAACTTTCCCGGCATGACCTTCGCGCCGCGCTTCTCGCCCGACGGCAACCGCGTCGTGATGAGCCTGTCGGCCGACGGCAACTCCGACATCTACTCGATGGACGTCCGGTCGCGCTCGATGTCGCGGCTGACCAACCATCCCTCGATCGACACCTCGCCGAGCTACTCGCCCGACGGCTCGCAGATCGTGTTCGCGTCGGACCGCGGCGGCAGCCAGCAGATCTACATCATGGGCTCGGGCGGCGGCGACGGCAGGCGCGTCAGCTTCGGGTCCGGGCGCTACAGCACGCCGGTCTGGTCGCCGCGCGGCGACCTGATCGCCTTCACCAAGCAGGACGGCGGCAGCTTCTCGATCGGCGTCATGCGGATCGACGGATCGGGCGAGCGCATCCTGGCGTCGAGCTATCTCGACGAGGGGCCGACCTGGGCCCCCAACGGGCGGTTCCTGATGTTCTTCCGCCAGGCGCCGAACGCCGGCGGCCGTCCCGGCGCGGTGCGCCTGTACATGGTCGACATGACCGGACAGAATCTGCGGCCCGTGCCGACGCCGACCGACGCGTCGGATCCGGCGTGGTCGCCGCTGATTCCGCAGTAGGAGTCGAGTAAACGGTCAATT
The genomic region above belongs to Rhodospirillales bacterium and contains:
- the tolB gene encoding Tol-Pal system protein TolB — encoded protein: MAGAAAAAVASSAVAQQRGLPVIDVTRPNSEPVTIAVTDFVGEGVGAQIAQVITADLERSGLFRPIDKAAFIEKITDPNRAPRFRDWMAINAQALVTGAATQQADGRLRVEFRLWDVAAGAQAVGRSYFTQSANWRRIAHIVADEIWKKITGEGGFFDTRVVYVAESGPGTARVKRLAIMDQDGANHRFLTDGRALVLTPRFSPTLQEVVYMSYASGAPQVYVMNVDSGRQELLGNFPGMTFAPRFSPDGNRVVMSLSADGNSDIYSMDVRSRSMSRLTNHPSIDTSPSYSPDGSQIVFASDRGGSQQIYIMGSGGGDGRRVSFGSGRYSTPVWSPRGDLIAFTKQDGGSFSIGVMRIDGSGERILASSYLDEGPTWAPNGRFLMFFRQAPNAGGRPGAVRLYMVDMTGQNLRPVPTPTDASDPAWSPLIPQ